The Mycobacterium avium subsp. avium genomic sequence ATCGGGACCCAGCGTCAACGACAGTTCGTCGCTGGGCGCCGGGGCGCCCGCATTCGTCGTCGTGAAATTCTCCGTCATCAGTGTCCTCCCTAGCTCGAAATCAGTGGGCAATCAAAAAAATTCGGCGGCCCCGCCGCCGTCGTCGACGAGCGGTCCGCTACTGGAACTTTCGATACGAATCGAGGTCTGCCTGTTCGAACGACCGCGCGAGCTGCTCCCCCTTGTCGGTGAGTTGCATCCACGCGGCATACATCCATTTCTCGGGATCGTCGTAGTGCTTGAGGTAGACGTGGGAGATCTTGTGCATCGATCGCTCCAGCGGCTGGTCCCAGGCGACGAATCGTTCACCCTCGGTGGCCACGCCGCCCAGATGTTCGCCCACCATCACCTGGGCACCCAGCCGGACCAGCCCATCGCTGACCATGGAGCGGATGACCGCCAGGGTTTCGTCTTGCACTTCCGACGGCGCCGCGCCCGGATGGCGTTGCCGGACATGCCAATCCACGGCATTGAGATCCACGGGCTGACCCAGGCCGTCGAGCAGCAGCCCACGGCGCACCATCTCACGCGGCGAGACTTGATCCTCAGCTTGCATCTGCGCATCAGCTCCTTGCCGTGGCCGGGCGTGCTGTAGTCGACTCTGCACTCGGCGCGCTCGGATGTCATCGGAGGCGATTCCAAGCCGTCGCGTCGATTTCTCGTCCGGCTTTGGTGGCCGCTACAAGCGGATCCCGGGGCGGCGCCCCGGTTGGTGCTCGCCGCCGAGACCCGCAGCGCAACCCCGCAGCTGCGGCACGATAGGTTTGCAGGGCCCATAAATACGGATCGGAACGCTTGTGGTGTCTGCTAAAGCGGTGTGGGAAATCGGCGGGAAACTTTGGAACCGACTCCGTTGCCACCCGGCCGCATCGCGCGAACGCTGATATGCGGTACGGCGCCGCGCGTGGCTGCCGGCCGTTGAGTCGTCCGGTCCCTGCCAGAAGCAACCCATGGAGGAGGAGCCAGTGGCTAAGTGTGTGATGGTGCTGTACCCCGATCCCGTTGACGGGTATCCGCCGAAGTACGCCCGCGACAGCATCCCGGTGATCAACAGCTACCCCGACGGCTCGTCGCTGCCGACGCCGTCAAAGATCGACTTCACGCCCGGTGAGCTGCTCGGCTGCGCCTCCGGTGCCCTGGGGTTGCGCAAGTTCTTCGAAGACGGCGGGCACGAGCTGGTCGTGACGTCGGACAAGGACGGCCCGGACTCGGAGTTCGAGCGGGAACTGCCCGACGCCGATATCGTGATCTCCCAACCTTTTTGGCCCGCCTACATCACCAAGGAGCGGTTCGCCAAGGCGCGCAACCTCAAGCTGGCGCTGACCGCCGGCATCGGGTCGGACCACGTGGACCTCACCGAGGCGCAGGCGCGGGGGGTCACCGTCGCCGAGGAAACCTGGAGCAACAGCATCAGCGTCGCCGAGCACACGGTGATGCAGATCCTGGCGTTGGTGCGCAACTTCGTCCCGTCGCACCAGTGGATCCGCGACGGCGGCTGGAATATCGCCGACTGTGTGCAGCGGTCCTACGACGTGGAGGGCATGGACGTCGGGGTGATCGCCGCCGGCCGGATCGGGCGCGCGGTGCTCGAGCGGATGAAACCCTTTGGGGTGAACCTGCACTACTTCGATGTGCACCGGCTCTCGCCGGAGTACGAGAAGCAACTCGGCGTGACGTATCACCCCGACGTCGAGTCGCTGGCCCGCTCGGTGGACGTGGTGTCGATCCACTCGCCGCTGATCGCCCAGACCCATCACATGTTCAACGAGAAGCTGCTGAAGTCGATGCGGCGCGGCTCCTACATCGTCAACACCGCCCGCGCCGAGGAGACCGACCACAAGGCGATCGTGGCCGCGCTGGAGAGCGGTCAGCTCGCCGGCTACGCCGGCGACGTGTGGTTCCCGCAGCCGTCGCCACCGCATCACCCGTGGCGCACCATGCCCAATCACGCGATGACGCCGCATATCTCGGGCTCCAGCCTGTCGGCGCAGGCCCGCTACTGCGCCGGGACCCGCGAGATCCTCGAGGACTGGTTCGCCGGCCGCCCCATCCGCTCGGAATACCTGATCGTCGAGGGCGGCAAGTTCGCCGGGACCGGGGCCAAGTCCTACGCGCAGTAGGCAGCACGAGCGAAGTCAAGAACGACGTGAGCCGATGGCATGTTGCAGTTCGTCGATGCACGCATCGATGACGACGGCCACGCTGGCCGGGCTGCCCGCGGGTAGCGCCGCGCTGTGACGGCGCGCGGACTCGGCATGTGCAGCAGCGGTTTCCGGGTGGCCGGCGGCCAGCGCGGAGACGGCGTCACGTAGGTCGTCGACCGCGGCGCGGAACGCTTCGACGTGCGGGCCGCCGGGGATGCGCACCGACGTCAGGGTCCGCGCCAGCTGCAACACCGAGCTGCCGAACAGCGCGACGTGCACCGCCTGGCGGTCGGCGGCCCCGACCGCGCCGCGCAACGGCCACCGGCGCGGGCAGACGCGCGCCAATTGCCCTGCGGTGCCGCGGGCTTCGATGAGACTCGCCGAGCACCGCTGCAGCCGGTCGGCGGCGGACAGCGCCCAACCCTGATCCGGTGACGCCGAATCGGTGCTGCGACAACAGATCTGGGCCAGAATGTCGTGCAGCGCGGTCAATAGCTCGCCGGATGCGTCGTGCAGGACCGCGAGCGGATTCTTGGGAAACAGCAGGATGCTGAACACCACCGCCAGTCCGCCGCCGATCAGCGCGTCGTACAGCCGCTCCACCCCGAGCCCGGTGTGCGGGAACGCCATGATCAGGATGGCCGAGATCACGCTCTGGTTGACGAACATCGATCGCTGGGTGCTGAAGCTGCGCGCAATCAGCACCGCCAGGGTCAGCGAAAGCATCACGGCCGCACCCATGCCGATGGGTCCCGCGCCGAACACGGCCAGCACGACGGTGCCCGCCCCGATCCCCAACGCCACGCCGATGATCATTTCGACGGCCAGTTCGGCGCGCACCCGATTGGTCATCCACAAACACACCGCGGCGGCGATCGGCGCGAAGAAGGGCTCCCGGTGGTCGAGCACGTCGTGGGCGAGGTACCAGGCGAGGCCGGCGGCGACCGTGGTCTGCGCGATCGGCCACAAAGTCCGTCGCAGGCGCCGCGCAAGGTCCGGCATCGTCGGCTCCTCCCGTCACGACAGTGTCCCTCGAGGTGAGGGCGCCGGCTACGGAGCGGCCGCCGGGATTGTCACGGACATCGGGGCACCCGTTTGGGAACCGCTACAAGCGCCAGGGACACGCCGCCGCAAACTCGGCAACAGCGCCGCCGCGTCGGTTCCCGGGCCGGTACGTCATCGAAGCTTCTGTGCGAATTCGATGACGTTGCCGTCCGGATCGGCGATGTGCAGCGTCCTTTCCCGCCAGGGCCGGTCCACCGGTCCGCTGAGGATCTCGACGCCGAGCCCCCGCAACCGCGTCGCTTCCTCGTCCACGTCATCGACCAGAAAACCGATCTCGCCGCACGGCGCGGTGCCGCCCTCGCGACCGATCAGCTCGGGAAGCTTGGAGCGTTCGAAAAGCGAGAACTTGGTGTTGGGCATCTCGAACTCGACATACCCGTCGCCCTCGATGCGCACCTCGAGCCCGACCACGTCCCGGTAGAACATCACCGACCGCTCCAGTGACTCGACATATTGGATGACGTAGTCCACGCGGCGCATGGCATCCACCGTATCGGCTCACGGCCCGTCCTCGGGACCGCTACAGGCGCATCGCCGCCAGCTCGAGAACCCACCACACTTCGGTGACCACCTCGGTGTCGCGCAGGCTGGCGCCGGTCAGCTCCTCGAACCGCGCCAGCCGATACCGCACGGTGTTCTGATGGACGAATAACCTTGTCGCCGTGCGCTCCACGTGCATCCCGCACGCCAGGTACGTCCGGACCGTGGCAATCAGTTCACGGCTCGAACCGCCGACGGACAGCGGCTCCAGGTAGCGCTTCCGCAACAGCTCGCCGACGTCGGCATC encodes the following:
- a CDS encoding NAD-dependent formate dehydrogenase → MAKCVMVLYPDPVDGYPPKYARDSIPVINSYPDGSSLPTPSKIDFTPGELLGCASGALGLRKFFEDGGHELVVTSDKDGPDSEFERELPDADIVISQPFWPAYITKERFAKARNLKLALTAGIGSDHVDLTEAQARGVTVAEETWSNSISVAEHTVMQILALVRNFVPSHQWIRDGGWNIADCVQRSYDVEGMDVGVIAAGRIGRAVLERMKPFGVNLHYFDVHRLSPEYEKQLGVTYHPDVESLARSVDVVSIHSPLIAQTHHMFNEKLLKSMRRGSYIVNTARAEETDHKAIVAALESGQLAGYAGDVWFPQPSPPHHPWRTMPNHAMTPHISGSSLSAQARYCAGTREILEDWFAGRPIRSEYLIVEGGKFAGTGAKSYAQ
- a CDS encoding VOC family protein, which produces MRRVDYVIQYVESLERSVMFYRDVVGLEVRIEGDGYVEFEMPNTKFSLFERSKLPELIGREGGTAPCGEIGFLVDDVDEEATRLRGLGVEILSGPVDRPWRERTLHIADPDGNVIEFAQKLR
- a CDS encoding FUSC family protein, whose protein sequence is MPDLARRLRRTLWPIAQTTVAAGLAWYLAHDVLDHREPFFAPIAAAVCLWMTNRVRAELAVEMIIGVALGIGAGTVVLAVFGAGPIGMGAAVMLSLTLAVLIARSFSTQRSMFVNQSVISAILIMAFPHTGLGVERLYDALIGGGLAVVFSILLFPKNPLAVLHDASGELLTALHDILAQICCRSTDSASPDQGWALSAADRLQRCSASLIEARGTAGQLARVCPRRWPLRGAVGAADRQAVHVALFGSSVLQLARTLTSVRIPGGPHVEAFRAAVDDLRDAVSALAAGHPETAAAHAESARRHSAALPAGSPASVAVVIDACIDELQHAIGSRRS